One Pagrus major chromosome 15, Pma_NU_1.0 DNA window includes the following coding sequences:
- the tbc1d12a gene encoding TBC1 domain family member 12, whose translation MVELEGEAGGGGGGGGGGGLAGTAAASCPAVLPGRVSGETGPQMRQHPAGDSGGETPDSVDVAPGEEATDGGAVSGCARTPLPAARLPCAGEHRLNSAPSGPDVNMPNGDCSGCEADIGCCQPGKRPCDADGEEVKVANGGFHIVNAARATRDRPGSDGSPENNHLDPGVRRENGAGSRSRSDCSGTSVSQCPGEVPHLPVPSNDSPTPGSSAKLPSPCPSTLSGGDSPLSEPNIREDEEDFSELGFPVRPQTLRTNPNLAVSLSCDATPLSPDEDGGFYFGDEGYMEDFRTVLEAGRRQSAPDKLPDLTEHSDGSEHKLMPKRFGIADFFTRSLFSRKSKEPKALSHNATGWRLFSKTAPREGEPTKEPVSPLSEQQVEEDEDEEKDCDVSSCSQLPSAAGRRKNLEFEPLSTTALILEDRPANLPAKSLEETQRHKMEYEEMVAGAKRREVKEAQRKKRQMKERHKQEDIISNAMVIWNTEILPHWDTMKGTRRVRELWWQGLPPSVRGRVWSLAIGNELNITPELYEIFLSRAKEKWRSYSETSSVNDSESEGASLADRESSLDLIKLDISRTFPSLFIFQKGGPYHDLLHSVLGAYTCYRPDIGYVQGMSFIAAVLILNLEEADAFITFANLLNKPCQMAFFRVDHELMLKYFAAFEVFFEENLPRLFSHFQTNNLTPDLYLIDWIFTLYSKSLPLDVACRVWDVFCRDGEESLFRTGLGILRLFEDILLQMDFIHIAQFLTRLPEDLQPHTLFSAMANTHMISRNRRWAQVFSALMKDGTKETDKNTSPALRS comes from the exons ATGGTGGAGCTGgaaggagaagcaggaggaggaggaggaggaggaggaggaggaggcctcGCAGGGACCGCAGCCGCTTCCTGTCCAGCTGTGCTCCCGGGTCGGGTTTCGGGAGAGACAGGCCCACAGATGCGGCAGCACCCTGCGGGGGACAGCGGAGGGGAAACCCCGGATTCTGTCGACGTCGCCCCGGGAGAAGAGGCGACGGACGGCGGCGCAGTCAGCGGCTGTGCGAGGACTCCTCTCCCCGCCGCTCGGCTGCCATGCGCGGGGGAGCACCGGCTGAACTCGGCCCCGTCCGGCCCAGATGTCAACATGCCCAACGGGGACTGCTCCGGGTGCGAGGCGGACATCGGGTGCTGTCAGCCGGGAAAACGACCGTGCGACGCGGACGGTGAGGAAGTGAAAGTGGCCAACGGTGGTTTCCACATCGTGAACGCCGCCAGAGCGACACGTGACCGGCCCGGTTCGGACGGTTCCCCCGAAAACAACCATCTCGACCCGGGGGTCAGGCGGGAAAACGGGGCTGGGTCGAGGAGCCGGAGCGACTGCAGCGGGACGTCTGTCTCTCAGTGCCCGGGGGAGGTCCCGCACCTCCCGGTCCCGTCCAATGACTCCCCCACCCCGGGATCAAGTGCCAAACTGCCCTCGCCCTGCCCGTCGACCCTGTCCGGCGGCGACAGCCCGCTGTCCGAACCCAACATCcgggaggacgaggaggacttCAGTGAGCTCGGTTTCCCCGTCAGGCCGCAGACTCTGAGGACTAACCCGAACCTGGCGGTGTCGCTCAGCTGCGACGCCACCCCGCTGTCCCCCGATGAGGACgggggcttttattttggagacGAGGGGTACATGGAGGACTTCCGGACCGTTCTGGAGGCGGGTCGCAGGCAGAGCGCTCCGGACAAGCTGCCGGACCTGACCGAGCACAGCGACGGCTCGGAACACAAGCTGATGCCAAAGAGGTTCGGCATCGCTGATTTCTTCACCAG gaGCCTGTTTTCTAGGAAATCCAAAGAGCCCAAGGCGCTGTCCCATAATGCAACAGGGTGGCGGCTGTTTAGCAAGACGGCACCCAGAGAGGGCGAGCCAACGAAAGAGCCCGTCTCCCCGTTATCCGAACAGCAG gtggaggaggacgaggacgaggagaagGACTGCGATGTGTCCTCGTGTTCCCAGCTCCCCTCggctgcagggaggaggaagaaccTGGAGTTTGAGCCTCTGTCCACCACAGCTCTCATCCTGGAGGACCGGCCGGC GAACCTTCCTGCCAAATCACTGGAGGAAACccagagacacaaaatggagTACGAGGAGATGGTGGCAGGAGCCAAGAGgagag aGGTGAAGGAAGCGCAGAGGAAGAAGCGTCAGATGAaggagagacacaaacaggaggACATCATCTCCAATGCCATGGTCATCTGGAACACCGAGATCCTGCCGCACTGGGACACCAT gaAGGGAACGAGGCGGGTCAGGGAGCTCTGGTGGCAGGGACTTCCTCCCAGTGTCAGGGGACGAGTGTGGAGCCTCGCCATCGGCAACGAGCTCAACATCACGCCAG AGCTGTATGAGATCTTCCTGTCCAGAGCCAAGGAGAAGTGGAGGAGTTACAGTGAAACCAGTTCGGTCAACGACAGCGAGAGCG AAGGGGCGTCTCTGGCTGACAGAGAGTCCAGTCTGGACCTCATCAAACTGGACATTTCCAGAACCTTCCCCTCGCTCTTCATCTTCCAGAAG GGCGGACCGTACCACGACCTCCTCCACAGTGTTTTAGGAGCGTACACCTGTTACAGACCTGACATCGGCTAC gtgcagGGCATGTCCTTCATCGCCGCTGTGCTCATCCTCAACCTGGAGGAGGCCGACGCCTTCATCACCTTCGCCAACCTGCTCAATAAACCCTGTCAGATGGCCTTCTTCAGAGTCGACCACGAGCTg ATGTTGAAGTATTTCGCAGCCTTTGAGGTTTTCTTTGAGGAGAATCTTCCTCGTCTCTTCAGCCACTTCCAGACCAACaacctgacccctgacctctaTCTCATCGACTG GATCTTCACTCTGTACAGTAAGTCCCTCCCTCTGGACGTGGCGTGTCGGGTGTGGGACGTCTTCTGTCGTGACGGCGAGGAGAGTTTGTTTCGGACCGGGCTGGGCATCCTGCGTCTCTTCGAGGACATCCTGCTCCAGATGGACTTCATCCACATCGCTCAGTTCCTCACCCGCCTGCCGGAGGACCTGCAGCCGCACACGCTCTTCAGCGCCAtggccaacacacacatgatcaGCAGGAACCGCCGCTGGGCTCAG gtgttTTCTGCGTTGATGAAGGACGGAACTAAAGAGACGGACAAAAACACCAGCCCGGCTTTGAGaagctaa